CGAGGCCGAGAGCGCCTCCAGCCCACTGGCCACCAGCCTGGACCGGCTGGGCCGCGGCGGAGCGGCGGGCAGCGGTGCGGTGGCGGAAGGCGAGGCCACCGAAGACGAGGAGCTGACCAACCTCAACTGGCTCCACGAGAACCTCCTGCAGAACTTCAGCCTGGGCGGCCCCGAGGACATCGAGGGCTCGGCGGACGAACGCGCCCTCTCCTCCTCGTCCGCGTCGTCCGTCTCGTCCACCTCGGGGGGCCCGGCCACGGAGAGAGACCCCCTCAAGTCCAAGCCGCCCTTCTCCTTCTCGCTGCTCATCTTCATGGCCATCGAGCACTCGCCCAGCAAGTCGCTCCCGGTGAAGGAGATCTACAGCTGGATCCTGCAGCACTTCCCCTACTTCGCCAGCGCGCCCACCGGCTGGAAGAACTCGGTGCGCCACAACCTTTCCCTCAACAAGTGCTTCCGCAAGGTGGAGCGCAGCCTGGGCAAGGTGAGCAAGGGAGAGTGGAAGAACAAGCAGCTCTCACACGTCaacctgtgtacacacacacacacacactctcaacatGCCACACACTACTCACCCACATTAATCGTTCATGGTAATGCATGTCCTTTCAACTGATTTTTTTCAAGTCCCACGGCTCAAACTCGTTGCTCAACAGTGCGCTGCTCATTCAGCACAGTTTCAGAACAAAGACTTCCACGTGCTTTGTTTCAGGTTAGAAGGATCTAGAATGAGGGGTTTTCTTTGTGTGAAATCTACACATTCTCTGTGCCGTCTCTTTGAGATGCTTCAGCCCCTCCCCAGCCATATTCATTCAGAAAGATGCTGAGCAGCACATGTGCTGGTCAATAAATCTCTCATATCAGGGTTGGAGGATGGATGCCCCTCCCTTCAGGCTGGCAGGGACACAGCAGGCAAACTGAGCAGCCTAGATCACTGGACATGATGGTCAGTATAGCTGTACACGATGAAGCCACGattagaaagagaaaaaagaaataattAAAATACTACACATATACATGTATAGTATTTATAGGTTTTTATGATTTACTGAGAACATTTCAATGAAACTGGTTTAGGGGAGGTTGTAGAGTGTATAATTTTTGGTGGCTGTCTTTTAGAATGATTGGTCTAACATGGATTATGAAATTATTTTTGGGTAGGCTAATGAACGACTAATGAAATGTATTCCTTCTGTGCACTATAAGGTTGTGAAGTGTGAATTACTCCATGGTAACCAGCAGGGCTTATTGCTACACTTTTTAGGGGAGGTGTTTGCGTGGGTTTTTGATGTTAAGGGTGAAACAGATATCCTATATCTATATGGGGTACTGTGTTGAGCTATCCCTGGTTTGTTCTTGGTAATGTGGGCAGCATCGTAGGTGGCAAGGCACATTGGAGAGATGCATGTTGACATgtcagaggttgtgtgtgtgtgtgtgtgtgtgtgtgtgtgtgagtgtgagacagagaaagagagagagagagagagaatctgcgGCTTTCGTATGGCGCAGCCTGGTgtctgttgccatggtgatgtTTCCTCTTTCCTGTTTATGAGTGTGGCTGCTGAAGTGAGTCAAGGTCATATCCCCCCCGCATGAccacgcctcacacacacacacacacacacacacatatgtacacacacacatacgtgaaCAGCATGGATCTCTCGCTCTCAAGTGGAAGAGAAAGGAGCAAAGTGCGAGTCAATATGACCATGGGACACAGGACAAATGGGCCACCACTCCATTCATCTCTGTGCATGGTTTGTTATGGTAGTCCATCATAATTCTGGATCAGGTAGACCACATCACATCATTGCTCTGCAGTTTTCTGGGTGGTTTTTCTACGGTCTAAAAGCTGCTCAACACGTAAACCCTCCAGTACACCGATGGCCCTTAATCACATTGCCTGCATTCCACCAGACAGGGTCCAATCACAGCACTCGCTCAGCCGTCTCTTAGTTGATGTCATATAATCTGGCTCATAGTGGCgtttcctcccctccctctctagaCCAATGGGAAAGGCTCTCTGTGGTGTGTGGACCCTGAGTTCCGGCCAACCCTGGCACAGGCCCTTAGGAAGCAGCACTTTCCAAATACACACGCCTTCTACACCCCCCCAGCCTCCCCAcccaggtgagacacacacacacacacacactcacacacatgcagacacaaaaACTAACACACAAAACAGGATGTGAACAAAGATCTTAAAAGCCCTGTACACACATCTCCAACAATTACCGGTGATGACTGAACATGCTTTAGCTAATCCATTGAGGAAATTTAGCCCAGAAAGACGCCGTCTGCTGGTGCTATCTGTAGGTGCAGACCCTGCCCTCATAGCATGGCTGTTCAAACGGATCTGCAGATCTTGTTGACTGTTGGAATGTTGACTCTGGTGCGGCGTGCAGTCCTGTAAGCTATGCGCGCTCTCTGTCCACAGTGCCTCCTCTCCACCGCGccacctgctgctgctggaacaAGGCAGCGCTCTGAGAGGTAAGATTCCGACGACCCCCTCACCCCTGCCCCCCCCAGCGTGGACACATGCCATCCCCCACAGCGTGGACACATGCCATCCCCCACAGAGCTGCCAGTCATCTCCGCTCCAACACCATCAGCCACATTCTATATGTCACATGTCACTCAGCCATACGCATCCCATGCCACTGGCATTtcctggcacacacactcaaatatgttattacacacgcgcacacacacacacacaaacgcacacacacatacacgcacacacacacacacacatgcacactcacacttgcACAATTATTGAGTTCCACAGAAACCTCTATAATTGTTTTGACCCTTTTTGTTGTACACTGATAGCTGTACCAGATCGTTCACTCTCGCTCTTCAACACACCACCACTAGCTGTTCACACTCAGTCAGATATATCACACACCCGAGCCTCCATCGCCTTTAAACATCTTACTGAGTTGAGCTGTCTCTACTCTGGGTCTCTGTAACCTTGACAACTGGTGAGAGTGAGGCAGAGACAGAGTGAATCTCTTGTgtggcacacatatacacacacacacacacacacacacatacacacgtacacacacacacacacacacacacatgttcacacacacacacacacacacgtacacacacacatgttcacacacacacacacacacacacacacgtacacacaaacacacacacacacacacacacaggaagcagTCTGTTGCCAACATCAGTGGCTGTCAAACCTTTCTCTCCTGTTGCAGAGTCTGATTTTGATGCAGCCACGGCCATGATGCTGTTAAAGTCTGCCTCTGAGCAGCACTCGGATCCATGTAAGagccatcatcattatcatctccCACCTATATGTCTGTCTCTTATTTTCTCTTGCCTTTGTGGCCATCTTTGTTGGATATTTTCCCACCATATTTTAGCTTCCTGTATTCTCACTCTTTGCCATTAGGTCTAGCTTTGTACCCtactgtgtgtttgagtaatGATCTCCATCATATCCCTTAATAATAGAAATGTCCCATTTGTCTacatatttttctctctctctctctctctctctctctctctctctctctctctctctctctctctctctctctctctctctctctctctctctctctctctctctctcttcgttgTCCCTCTTGCTGtccctcctcctgtcctccctctcctttATCACAGATGACCAGGAGGGTCCCATTGACCTGTCTCGGCGGGGGGAGGTGGTTCTTGTGAGCCGGGACCCCCAGCAGGACCACAACTACAGCAGCAGTCCCCCGCCCCCCGTCTCCCTGGACGACGCGGCCGCTCGGCGGGCCCCGACCCTGGGCCCCGGTGCGGGCAGCAAGCGTGTGCGTCCACGGCCCGCCGAGCTGGACGAGGAGCTGAAGGAGGCGGCCGGCTCCCTGCTACACCTGGCCGGCGTGCGGCCTGGCCCCCAGGGCCCCGCGCAACAGCGCGGCCGCAAGAGCCGGAAAATCAGCCGGAAGtgacaacccccccaccccaccccagccgGCCTTCAACCTTTGACCTTTGCCCTGCTCCTTGcagcttccctctctctgtgactcGACCCCTAAGTCTCCACCCCTTCCCCTTAGGTTCCAGTGAAGCCTTCCCTGCCTTTAATCTGCCATCTCATTCACCACACATGGCAATACGGACTCTCACAGGAGTTGGAAGCCATATGATGACTTTGGTTTGTTTTGTCACAAAGCGAAatgggagggggaaaaaaagcgaGTCGAGAGTTAATATCACATGACATTTTCTTAACTGGatttgtgagagagaaaaaaatccctCAAAGGACAGTTGCATGCTTCCATCTTGAGAAAACCAACACGAGCGCATGGATTTCAATCAATCTTTCAGGAGTTTTGTGGTCCTTCTTAATCGTGACATATGATCATGAAGAACAGTGAAAGTGCCATTGACTTTTAATTATTAAGACTGGTTCAGATGCAATAATTCATTGATTCAGACATACCTGTAGTTCTTTTATTTTTGTACCTTTGTCTTGGTGATGTCATGAACATGTGACTTCCTGATTGGCTGGGCGCCCCGGGATTGGCAGGACTCCTAGAGAGtgctgaaagagagaggaagtaaCTGTTGAGGGGAAGCACTCCTCTTCCTGTGTCAGTATTCAGCAGAATCAATCAAGCATTCAGCTCAGACAAGGCCTGAATGGAGCACAACCCAGGAGGACTGAAAGGAGAGCCGAGTGTGAAGACCAGGTCCGACACGTCTGCCATCAGACCCAGAGACTGACTCAAATGGGCAGTCCCCTCCGTGCTCACCAGCCATCTCTGCTTCCATAACGTCAGTCAGCAGTCTGCTGTGACCAACAGACTGAGGCcacagggtgtgtgtctgtgcgtgtgtgtgcgcgcacgtgcgtgtgtgtgtgtgtgtttgtgtgtgtgcgtgtgtttgtgtttgtgtgtgtgcgtgtgtgtgtatgcgtgtgtgtgtgcgtgcgtgcgtgagcgcttgtgtgtgtgtgtgtgtgtgtctactttgTGAGAATGAATGTATGTTGTTGGTGTCTGCATTCGTTGCATTTGGTGCTGtcgtctcctctctccattcttTAGTAATACCTCTTACAGTCAGAAGAGTGCTGGACCTCCAGGTTGCGGCCTGATCACCGGTTTGTGTGCGTGAAATGACACTCTGCTGGATCCAGCAGAAGCAGGACACTTTGTTCTGATGTATGGGAGGAATCTAGAAACAATGTGAAACAGAAAGTGTGGcatcaaccaaccaaccaacaaaGGACCTGTGCTTTCtgtaacccccctccccctcgagATAGCTGTTTTGGTTAAGAAAAAGCTTGTGGTATAGCCATGAAGTGTAGATGCTGTCAGACGTGCCAGATTCTGCTTCGAGCCTCCTGGATCAGTGGCTGGTGAAAGCCTCTGGGTTCTCTGTTGGTCCAGGGAGCAGGCAACCCCTCCTGGATTACACAGGAAAGCCAATGCCAGTCCTTGAAGTAGAGCGCAGCAGCCCCCTCAgaatgctgcccccccccccatatactGCCAGGTATGACTTTTTGCTGTGAGTAGTGATGAAGCCCTGTGGAGCATGTGTCCAGAGCTGCTATTGGGAGAGACTGATAATGAGGGCGGGTCAGCATCGGGCTCTGTGTCGTGCGAGGAACGTGGAATGTGCCGGGCGAGGAACAAGGGAGGTGCCATAATGGAACTGTGAATGGAACGGTCTCGATCTTCTGGTAGCAGCTTCTGGACTGTGGGCCTCGCGGCCGTGCCGagtcctcccacccccccaacccccgaaccccgtcatgtgtgtgtgctgagctcCAGACCAGCCGGATGGGTTTTAAGCAATATAGAGCCAGCTCTGTCTGCCCGGCACACCGGTCCTCCACCCAGCCTGCGTCGACGCGGAGCAGCGTTCACCACCCCCCTCACTCAGTCACACAGGAAAATAGTGATAAGTTATTGAATTTGCCTGAAATCCTTTGAGGAAGGCTATATTAAAAACTGCATACGCCTGTGATCACAATGGTGTAGTGGCAGCTGACACAGAAAGACCAGTCTGACCAGACTGAGACCAGTCCGAGAAGTGGTTGGCAGACATGATGATGAAAGATTATTACTAAGTTCTCTTGCACGTCTGCTTCTGTCTCTTGCACGTCTGCTTATGTTGTCACCAGAATGAAGGCAAGTATCACACATCTGTGGGTTATGCAGGTATTGTGCAGTTGTAGCACCTTTGTAGCCTTTCTCAAAGAAGACACGGGTATTTAATCTCATCACAAAAGAAGATCCAagcatattgttattattattttgttattaattattattatgtaatGTTCTACTAACTAAGAGCTGCCAAACCACTATAATTTTGCCTGTCTGCCATGTCTGATTGACCTACCTGACCCTTTGGTTTTTGTATGCTAACCTTTGTTCATAAAATGTTTATAAAGTTTATTTTTGCCAAAGATATGCAATTGCATTATATATGGTAttacaaataaaaagtaattgtTATACTTCaggctgtgttgtgttttcacatCTCATGAAAGTGTTGAGTTTATTGTCCATCACACTAGTCTCAGCAGTGACCGTCTCTACTGATTGGTCGGGTGTTTGTTACAGTAGAAGGCCGCCACCTACcggttgtttattttgtttgcaAGGTTGCTCCGACCAGTAATTTGCCATGACAAATGCCGTCttgttttcaagtaggctaatgtataTCCCTTGtctgttcttttctttttacagaAAATTCTGCAACCATAATTCTGTTATGCTGTGCATACgttatatttttctgtaaaacaaaaaaactaaaaatatTACAACCTcaggacacatacacatcatAGTCATGTGTTAGTCATGTGCCAAATGTATACGCCTACGTGTGCAAATGGCTCGCCTTTTATGGCCCAAATTTGCATTTGCTATCTAGATCACACTTAATCCAGCTCTATGTGATCTCAACCTTCTTAGCCCCCTCCAATTTAAAGAGAGAAAATAACGTATTGACAGCTGTTGTGGATCATACAGGTGTTCTTGATGCAGTGAAATGTCCAAATTAAAACGCATGGGTGCATAGGGAAATTGCTTAAGCCATTATCATGTTTCGAGGAAAaaacatagcctagaaatctagacgcaccctagcggcagcaaatgtaaaaaCACGCACTGACCGTTTACAGTACGTGTATTTATCACGTGGTAAGAGTAAAGCGGAAGTAGAGGAAGATAGCCAGCTCAAAGATCAACGGCGCAGGGAATCTATCAATTTCCAAAATGAGTACAGAGAAATATCCTAGGTCCTCAATCGAGGATGATTTCAATTATGGGACCAATGTTGCCACGGCAAGCGTCCAAATCCGAATGGGTGAGTATGAGTCAAGGTTATTGGAAATGTGAGATCGTGTTAGATATAGCCAGACGTGGTGTAAAGTTAGCCTAATGACAAGGCCAGAAGACGACGTCAAAACAACGCACATAAGGGGTTTTCGCGATGTTTAGCCCATCCTACAGCTCAAGTTTCATAATGATACGGATTAAAAGAATGATACAAATGTGGTAAATTGAAATGTTCATGACTAATAACAACAACGTCACAGGTGCAATGTAGCCAAGCCTGTTTTTCCTGACCAAAAAATGTAAAGGCCCAGACTAAAAACAAAACTGAGAGCatgattaaaaagaaaaaaagaatctcCTTTCAGCATTGTGTACATCTATATCAAGCCTATGATACCTTTAGTTTGAATTGTGTTGCTCTGTCAAATGgacacgcacataaacacaaataacAAATTATTAGTAGCCTATCGAAGATCCTTGAACTACTAACAAGATAGAGCATATCTATATTGTAGAAATAGGCTAGAAATTTAACCTAATCATATCTTGTTGTGGAATTATGTTTAGTTGTCTAAAAAGATACTTGTTCaaagttcagttgaaaatacaTTGTATTGGTCAGAAATCTTTTTATGTCAAAGTTGTATTTGACCATGAaacttgttttttattttactttcagACTTTCTGCGGAAGGTGTATACCATTTTATCACTGCAGATCATCCTCACCACAGCAATGTCCGCTCTCTTCATGTTCTGTGAACCCATCAAAATATTTCTTCATGCAAGGTATCCTTCTATGATTTTAAAACCTCACTGTGTCATTGACACTGTTTGAGTCTTTGGTTACCTAAGgaaatgttgtgttgtgttttcgtatcaatgtctgtattgaagttagcctgggtgaactAAACAAGAAGgtgtagggcaattccacgcaaaactgtcacatccataacgccaactaaatactatggcattgtgttggtgttatggatgtgacagttttgcgtggaattgccctgtaAAGCTGCCATATAGCAGAGGTCCTCAATTGTAGCCTACAAAACCAGGCACGACCATAAATCTGATGTAGCAAGGCcagtcctgtacatctgttATGACTGCAGACCATGTGCCTGTGACACTCTGACCTGTTAACTAGTAAA
This portion of the Alosa sapidissima isolate fAloSap1 chromosome 22, fAloSap1.pri, whole genome shotgun sequence genome encodes:
- the foxn2b gene encoding forkhead box protein N2b isoform X1; translated protein: MEEAAAKLLTQSAANEKQLHEHTDSLSSLLADRVLECMNVNPPGLMGPVVGMSPDKKAGSPGSQGGACGAGTLPEAESASSPLATSLDRLGRGGAAGSGAVAEGEATEDEELTNLNWLHENLLQNFSLGGPEDIEGSADERALSSSSASSVSSTSGGPATERDPLKSKPPFSFSLLIFMAIEHSPSKSLPVKEIYSWILQHFPYFASAPTGWKNSVRHNLSLNKCFRKVERSLGKTNGKGSLWCVDPEFRPTLAQALRKQHFPNTHAFYTPPASPPSASSPPRHLLLLEQGSALRESDFDAATAMMLLKSASEQHSDPYDQEGPIDLSRRGEVVLVSRDPQQDHNYSSSPPPPVSLDDAAARRAPTLGPGAGSKRVRPRPAELDEELKEAAGSLLHLAGVRPGPQGPAQQRGRKSRKISRK
- the foxn2b gene encoding forkhead box protein N2b isoform X3, with amino-acid sequence MHEYPPGLMGPVVGMSPDKKAGSPGSQGGACGAGTLPEAESASSPLATSLDRLGRGGAAGSGAVAEGEATEDEELTNLNWLHENLLQNFSLGGPEDIEGSADERALSSSSASSVSSTSGGPATERDPLKSKPPFSFSLLIFMAIEHSPSKSLPVKEIYSWILQHFPYFASAPTGWKNSVRHNLSLNKCFRKVERSLGKTNGKGSLWCVDPEFRPTLAQALRKQHFPNTHAFYTPPASPPSASSPPRHLLLLEQGSALRESDFDAATAMMLLKSASEQHSDPYDQEGPIDLSRRGEVVLVSRDPQQDHNYSSSPPPPVSLDDAAARRAPTLGPGAGSKRVRPRPAELDEELKEAAGSLLHLAGVRPGPQGPAQQRGRKSRKISRK
- the foxn2b gene encoding forkhead box protein N2b isoform X4: MGPVVGMSPDKKAGSPGSQGGACGAGTLPEAESASSPLATSLDRLGRGGAAGSGAVAEGEATEDEELTNLNWLHENLLQNFSLGGPEDIEGSADERALSSSSASSVSSTSGGPATERDPLKSKPPFSFSLLIFMAIEHSPSKSLPVKEIYSWILQHFPYFASAPTGWKNSVRHNLSLNKCFRKVERSLGKTNGKGSLWCVDPEFRPTLAQALRKQHFPNTHAFYTPPASPPSASSPPRHLLLLEQGSALRESDFDAATAMMLLKSASEQHSDPYDQEGPIDLSRRGEVVLVSRDPQQDHNYSSSPPPPVSLDDAAARRAPTLGPGAGSKRVRPRPAELDEELKEAAGSLLHLAGVRPGPQGPAQQRGRKSRKISRK
- the foxn2b gene encoding forkhead box protein N2b isoform X2 translates to MEEAAAKLLTQSAANEKQLHEHTDSLSSLLADRVLECMNVNPPGLMGPVVGMSPDKKAGSPGSQGGACGAGTLPEAESASSPLATSLDRLGRGGAAGSGAVAEGEATEDEELTNLNWLHENLLQNFSLGGPEDIEGSADERALSSSSASSVSSTSGGPATERDPLKSKPPFSFSLLIFMAIEHSPSKSLPVKEIYSWILQHFPYFASAPTGWKNSVRHNLSLNKCFRKVERSLGKTNGKGSLWCVDPEFRPTLAQALRKQHFPNTHAFYTPPASPPSASSPPRHLLLLEQGSALRDDQEGPIDLSRRGEVVLVSRDPQQDHNYSSSPPPPVSLDDAAARRAPTLGPGAGSKRVRPRPAELDEELKEAAGSLLHLAGVRPGPQGPAQQRGRKSRKISRK